A portion of the Juglans microcarpa x Juglans regia isolate MS1-56 chromosome 1D, Jm3101_v1.0, whole genome shotgun sequence genome contains these proteins:
- the LOC121257187 gene encoding LOW QUALITY PROTEIN: GATA transcription factor 1 (The sequence of the model RefSeq protein was modified relative to this genomic sequence to represent the inferred CDS: deleted 2 bases in 1 codon) — MEAPDTATCFVDDLLDFASDIGEEDDDEDKPRKALPPLNRRGHGPLSFNLLHSDDPGLPSSEELAEEDLEWISNKDAFPAVETFAGILSEHPGSISKHHSPVSLLESSTTSSLTNSTTNSSTLVRCCGSLKFPVRARSKRRQKRRRYMPCQLQLWWSRQQATTKNVKPVASTATIGRKCQHCGSEKTPQWRAGPFGPKTLCNACGVRYKSGRLVPEYRPASSPSFSAELHSNSHRKILEMRKQKYGNGNGDGDGGDVCG; from the exons ATGGAAGCTCCTGACACGGCGACTTGCTTTGTCGACGACCTGCTGGACTTCGCGTCGGATATAGGCGAGGAAGACGACGACGAAGACAAACCTAGAAAGGCTCTTCCTCCACTTAACCGTCGCGGGCATGGACCCTTGTCGTTCAACCTTTTGCACTCGGACGATCCTGGCCTTCCATCCTCT GAGGAGCTTGCTGAGGAGGACCTGGAATGGATATCGAACAAAGACGCGTTCCCAGCGGTGGAAACATTCGCAGGGATACTCTCGGAGCACCCGGGGAGTATATCCAAGCACCACAGCCCGGTCTCGTTGCTAGAAAGCAGCACCACAAGCAGCCTCACCAACAGCACCACCAATAGTAGTACACTCGTGAGGTGCTGTGGCAGCCTCAAGTTCCCCGTGCGAGCTCGAAGCAAGCGCCGCCAAAAGCGTCGCCGTTACATGCCGTGCCAGCTGCAGCTATGGTGGAGCCGACAACAAGCGACTACCAAGAATGTCAAACCGGTAGCGTCTACGGCGACGATCGGGAGAAAATGTCAGCATTGTGGGTCTGAAAAGACCCCGCAATGGCGGGCAGGTCCTTTCGGGCCCAAAACCCTGTGTAATGCTTGTGGGGTGCGATACAAGTCCGGTAGACTCGTGCCCGAGTACCGCCCGGCGAGTAGCCCCTCGTTCTCCGCCGAGTTGCATTCTAATTCTCACAGGAAGATACTGGAGATGAGGAAGCAGAAA TACGGGAATGGGAATGGGGATGGGGATGGTGGTGACGTCTGTGGATAA